A region from the Pseudomonas cucumis genome encodes:
- a CDS encoding RnfABCDGE type electron transport complex subunit G: MNRATNAVILVVLAGLGMGATYLVQHTGATRVAAEQRLIDSRQLLDLLPPDSYDNQPLEHPLSLENTPLANSTLLGGYLASKTGQSSAVLLRSQTLGYTGSIELLIAIDPQGKLMGVKTLKQSETPGLGGKLADWPNAWLQVFTGKSLTDPDDNGWALKKDQGQFDQIAGATITSRAVINATHDALRYFDEHRQPLIGSSAHE; the protein is encoded by the coding sequence ATGAACCGAGCGACGAACGCTGTGATCCTGGTAGTGCTGGCAGGCCTGGGGATGGGCGCGACTTACCTCGTGCAGCACACCGGCGCCACGCGCGTTGCCGCCGAACAACGCCTGATCGACAGCCGCCAGTTACTGGATCTGCTACCGCCCGACAGCTACGACAACCAGCCACTGGAACACCCGCTCAGCCTCGAAAACACTCCCTTGGCCAACAGCACACTGTTGGGTGGCTACCTGGCGTCCAAGACTGGTCAATCGAGCGCCGTGTTGCTGCGCAGCCAGACACTGGGCTACACAGGCTCCATTGAGTTGCTGATCGCCATAGACCCCCAAGGCAAGTTAATGGGGGTCAAAACCCTCAAGCAATCGGAAACCCCTGGGTTGGGCGGCAAGCTTGCCGATTGGCCTAATGCCTGGCTGCAGGTGTTTACCGGCAAGTCTCTAACCGACCCCGATGACAATGGCTGGGCCTTGAAAAAGGACCAAGGGCAATTCGATCAGATCGCCGGCGCGACCATCACCTCAAGAGCAGTGATCAATGCCACCCATGACGCGCTGCGCTACTTCGATGAACACCGGCAACCGCTGATCGGGAGCAGCGCCCATGAATAA
- a CDS encoding RnfABCDGE type electron transport complex subunit D, with amino-acid sequence MSPLESVDERLQQAMKLVLLATVPGMLMLFWLYGWGVLINLILAAITALAVEAAVLQLRKQPLKPTLSDGSALVSATLLALALPPYCPWWLTVSAAAFGLFFGKHLYGGVGKNPFNPAMLGFALVLVMFPQQMTHWPASHGMDLFGGLQQVFGFSFGQAPDAWAQASALDSLRINKSLTMEELFAGNPAFGRFGGRGMEWVNLAFLAGGAFLLQRRVFSWHAPVGMLASLFIISLLCWNGTGSDSHGSPLFHLFTGASMLGAFFIVTEPISGAKSPTARLLFGVGVGLLTYLIRTWGGYPDGVAFAVLLMNLCVPALERFAASRQEPVAP; translated from the coding sequence TCAGCAGGCCATGAAGCTGGTATTGCTGGCCACCGTGCCGGGGATGCTGATGTTGTTCTGGCTGTACGGCTGGGGCGTATTGATCAACCTGATTCTGGCGGCTATCACCGCACTGGCCGTTGAGGCGGCGGTGTTGCAGCTGCGCAAGCAACCGTTAAAACCGACGCTGAGCGATGGCAGTGCGCTGGTCAGCGCGACGCTGTTGGCGCTGGCCTTGCCGCCTTATTGCCCGTGGTGGCTGACGGTCAGTGCTGCGGCGTTCGGACTGTTTTTCGGCAAGCACTTGTATGGCGGCGTCGGCAAGAATCCGTTCAATCCGGCGATGCTCGGTTTCGCGTTGGTCTTGGTGATGTTTCCCCAGCAAATGACCCATTGGCCAGCGTCCCATGGCATGGATTTGTTTGGTGGGCTGCAACAGGTGTTCGGCTTCAGCTTCGGTCAGGCACCCGATGCGTGGGCCCAGGCCTCGGCGCTGGACAGTCTGCGAATCAACAAAAGCCTGACCATGGAAGAACTGTTCGCCGGCAACCCGGCATTCGGCCGTTTTGGTGGCCGAGGCATGGAATGGGTCAACCTGGCGTTTCTGGCAGGCGGTGCGTTTCTGCTGCAGCGGCGGGTATTCAGCTGGCATGCGCCGGTCGGCATGCTCGCAAGTCTGTTCATCATCAGCCTGTTGTGCTGGAACGGTACGGGCTCCGACTCTCATGGCTCGCCACTGTTTCATCTGTTCACCGGCGCGAGCATGCTCGGTGCCTTCTTCATCGTGACAGAACCGATATCCGGCGCGAAAAGCCCCACCGCCCGATTACTGTTCGGCGTAGGCGTGGGGTTACTGACTTATCTGATTCGGACATGGGGCGGGTATCCGGACGGCGTGGCCTTTGCGGTTTTGCTGATGAACCTTTGTGTACCGGCGCTGGAACGGTTTGCCGCGTCCAGGCAGGAGCCAGTTGCCCCATGA